From the genome of Gemmatimonas phototrophica, one region includes:
- a CDS encoding FtsX-like permease family protein translates to MRELELSIAWRYLRSRRGSRLLSLISVIAIGGVLVGVSALIVIMGVMNGLQRDLREKILVGSPDLRVLPYGSDMRMPDYTALLTRVRQSQGVVAAAPFVQTQGLVRNLGGYMVGTQVVGIVPSGQPGDNVTTIRNHAILGNFSFVRDSVALPGAVLGKLLASKLNAFPGDTVVLLGAAGLDMNASTGTIIPRADSVVVSGVFETGMYEYDDSYLYLSLEAGQRFAGYGNDVTGIEVRATDRWSAPALADSLRAQLESSVYIRDWQEQNRSLFQALKLEKLGMSVILLLIVVVAAFNIVSTLTMVVADKTREIGILRAMGMPASSIRRIFLYQGVVVGAVGTGGGLVLGLAVALLLEKYRLIALDPSVYFIDHLPVSIQPVDVLMIVAASMLIAALATLYPAKQAAKLYPVEAIRHE, encoded by the coding sequence GTGAGGGAGCTCGAACTCTCGATTGCCTGGCGCTACCTGCGCAGCCGGCGTGGCTCGCGGTTGTTGTCGCTCATCAGCGTCATCGCCATTGGCGGGGTGCTGGTGGGCGTCAGTGCGTTGATTGTGATCATGGGGGTCATGAACGGGTTGCAGCGCGACCTGCGGGAGAAAATTCTCGTGGGGAGTCCCGACCTCCGCGTGTTGCCGTACGGATCGGATATGCGCATGCCCGACTACACGGCATTGTTGACGCGCGTGCGGCAGTCACAGGGAGTCGTAGCAGCGGCGCCGTTTGTTCAGACGCAGGGATTGGTCCGAAATCTCGGCGGGTACATGGTGGGAACGCAGGTGGTGGGCATTGTGCCGTCCGGGCAGCCGGGCGACAACGTGACCACCATTCGTAACCACGCCATTCTCGGCAACTTCTCGTTTGTCCGGGACAGTGTGGCGTTGCCAGGGGCGGTGCTGGGGAAACTGCTGGCGTCCAAACTCAACGCCTTTCCCGGGGACACGGTGGTCCTGCTCGGCGCCGCCGGCCTCGACATGAACGCCTCCACCGGGACGATCATCCCCCGGGCCGACAGTGTGGTGGTGTCAGGTGTCTTTGAGACGGGGATGTACGAATACGATGATTCGTACCTGTACTTGTCGCTAGAAGCCGGTCAACGGTTTGCCGGCTACGGCAACGACGTGACCGGTATTGAAGTCCGGGCCACCGATCGCTGGAGCGCGCCGGCGTTGGCGGATTCGCTGCGGGCGCAGTTGGAGTCGTCGGTCTACATCCGTGATTGGCAGGAGCAGAACCGCTCGCTTTTCCAGGCGCTCAAGCTGGAGAAGTTGGGGATGAGTGTCATTCTGCTGCTGATCGTGGTGGTCGCGGCGTTCAACATTGTGAGTACGCTGACCATGGTGGTTGCCGACAAGACGCGGGAGATCGGCATTCTGCGAGCCATGGGCATGCCCGCGTCATCGATCCGACGGATCTTTCTGTATCAGGGCGTGGTGGTTGGCGCCGTAGGCACTGGCGGCGGTCTGGTACTGGGGCTCGCGGTGGCGCTGCTGCTGGAGAAGTACCGCTTGATTGCGCTGGACCCCAGTGTGTACTTCATCGATCATCTGCCGGTGTCCATTCAGCCGGTGGATGTGCTCATGATCGTGGCCGCCAGCATGCTGATTGCGGCACTGGCCACGCTGTATCCGGCCAAGCAGGCCGCCAAGTTGTACCCCGTCGAGGCGATCCGTCATGAATAG
- a CDS encoding UvrB/UvrC motif-containing protein translates to MLCDNCKERDAVVHLTRIVDNAVTQLHLCEKCAAAKGVETTLSVPQHPLGDILQAVQQQASATSEDAAACAFCGATARDFRATGRLGCPHCYDAMEQSLRELLRRLHGSSRHVGQRYDAPVAHMVDKPDTLHDLRDRLRRAIDGEQFELAAELRDRIKALETEPV, encoded by the coding sequence ATGCTCTGCGACAACTGCAAGGAGCGCGACGCGGTCGTGCACCTGACGCGGATCGTGGACAACGCGGTCACGCAGCTCCATCTGTGCGAAAAGTGTGCGGCCGCCAAGGGCGTGGAGACCACCCTGTCGGTGCCGCAGCACCCGCTGGGTGACATTCTGCAGGCGGTGCAGCAGCAGGCGTCCGCCACCAGCGAAGACGCGGCGGCCTGCGCGTTTTGCGGGGCAACGGCGCGCGACTTCCGTGCGACGGGGCGTCTGGGGTGCCCGCACTGCTACGATGCCATGGAGCAAAGCCTGCGGGAGCTGTTGCGGCGGTTGCACGGCAGTTCGCGGCATGTGGGGCAGCGCTACGACGCGCCGGTGGCGCACATGGTTGACAAACCGGACACGCTGCACGACCTGCGCGATCGTTTGCGGCGGGCGATTGATGGGGAGCAGTTCGAACTCGCCGCGGAGCTCCGCGATCGGATCAAGGCGCTCGAGACGGAGCCGGTATGA
- a CDS encoding PorV/PorQ family protein: protein MSRRPPSMMGWLLPVLLLLLAQTATAQNGGLFLLVPFGARAVGQGEAVVADTTLGTEGMWWNAAALARLPKREVAIHHSQTVIATSDMVTYAIPSKVLGTMAASAYLVNYGDQQATDAQTGTPIGTITNRNYQLALSYATPIGKRFNAGLTYKFIMLRFQCSGVCGAIPVISGSTSALDLGAQYTLATKIPVTLGIAARNFGPALQVKDAEQADPLPRVIQFGARARIPVKSLEASKASLDVSADVLSASALGGGAGGIGLALGYREQAFLRAGYKLQRGQGAGPSVGFGFQRGGFAVDIARRFDALSSQLGEPPTYVSLRARF, encoded by the coding sequence ATGTCTCGCCGTCCACCCTCCATGATGGGGTGGCTGCTTCCCGTACTCCTGCTTCTTCTGGCACAAACGGCAACTGCACAAAACGGTGGCCTGTTTTTGCTCGTGCCCTTTGGGGCCCGCGCGGTTGGCCAGGGAGAGGCGGTCGTCGCCGACACGACGCTCGGCACCGAAGGCATGTGGTGGAATGCCGCTGCACTCGCACGACTCCCCAAACGGGAAGTGGCCATTCACCACTCGCAAACGGTGATCGCCACCAGCGATATGGTGACGTACGCCATCCCGTCCAAGGTGCTCGGGACGATGGCCGCGTCGGCGTATCTGGTGAATTACGGCGATCAACAGGCCACGGACGCGCAGACCGGCACGCCCATTGGCACCATTACCAACCGGAACTACCAACTCGCCCTGTCGTACGCGACCCCCATCGGCAAGCGATTCAATGCCGGGCTCACGTACAAGTTCATCATGCTGCGCTTTCAGTGTAGCGGCGTGTGTGGGGCCATTCCGGTGATCAGCGGTTCGACCAGTGCGCTTGATCTGGGCGCGCAGTATACGCTCGCCACGAAGATACCGGTCACGCTCGGGATAGCGGCCCGCAACTTCGGACCGGCATTGCAGGTGAAGGACGCCGAACAGGCTGACCCGCTGCCGAGAGTGATTCAGTTTGGGGCCAGGGCGCGCATACCTGTAAAGTCACTCGAAGCGTCCAAGGCATCGCTCGATGTCTCCGCGGATGTGCTGAGTGCATCCGCGCTGGGCGGCGGCGCCGGCGGGATCGGGTTGGCGTTGGGGTACAGGGAGCAGGCCTTCCTCCGGGCCGGATACAAACTGCAGCGCGGACAGGGCGCGGGGCCTTCTGTCGGGTTCGGCTTTCAGCGCGGAGGCTTTGCAGTGGACATCGCCCGGCGCTTTGATGCCCTGTCCTCCCAGCTGGGGGAGCCTCCCACGTACGTCTCGCTACGGGCCCGCTTCTAA
- the lysS gene encoding lysine--tRNA ligase — translation MSNGVDAGEQKQELNFLMQARRDKLDRLREAGVEPFGYSYARSHTATEAIAALGDADEGPEVSVAGRLVSWRSQGKTAFGHLADMDGRVQLYFRKDEVGDALFAQLGDYDLGDWIGVRGHMMRTRTGEATVKVAHVEMLSKSLRPLPLGKEQLVDGQVVRYSAFSDTEQRARQRYADLAVHPEVRALFRARSVLTRTIRSQLDALGYLEVETPVLQPLYGGAAARPFITHHNTLDMPLYLRIADELYLKRLIVGGFERVYEIGHDFRNEGIDRTHNPEFTMLEFYEAFADYTTMMSRVESLLVGAAEAIRAIPIVGEKVPHLVTPFPRIEWVPSLSKAAGADVMAISDAELRTLAERIGVPKVATLSRPKVLDEMFQALVESQIDTPTFVVDYPKELSPLAKPKRGGPEGITERFELFARGKELANAFSELNDPIDQRERFEAQAALRAAGDDEASGVDEDYLRAMEYGMPPTGGVGIGIDRLFMYLTDTQNIRDVILFPTMRPE, via the coding sequence ATGAGCAACGGCGTAGATGCCGGAGAGCAGAAGCAGGAACTCAACTTCCTCATGCAGGCGCGTCGCGACAAACTGGATCGCTTGCGCGAGGCGGGCGTCGAGCCGTTTGGCTATTCGTACGCGCGGTCACATACGGCCACCGAGGCCATCGCGGCGCTGGGTGACGCGGATGAAGGGCCGGAAGTAAGCGTGGCCGGCCGTTTGGTCTCCTGGCGCAGTCAGGGGAAGACCGCGTTTGGGCACCTCGCCGACATGGACGGCCGCGTACAGTTGTACTTCCGCAAGGACGAAGTAGGGGACGCGCTCTTTGCCCAGCTGGGTGACTACGATCTTGGCGACTGGATCGGCGTGCGCGGCCACATGATGCGCACGCGCACCGGTGAGGCCACCGTGAAGGTGGCCCACGTCGAAATGCTCTCGAAGTCGCTGCGTCCGCTTCCGCTGGGGAAGGAACAGCTCGTCGATGGGCAGGTGGTTCGCTATTCGGCGTTCAGCGATACGGAGCAGCGCGCGCGTCAGCGCTACGCTGATCTGGCGGTGCACCCGGAGGTTCGGGCGCTGTTCCGCGCCCGTTCGGTACTCACGCGTACCATTCGCTCCCAGCTTGACGCCCTCGGTTATCTCGAAGTGGAAACGCCGGTGTTGCAGCCGCTGTATGGCGGCGCCGCCGCCCGTCCGTTCATCACGCACCACAACACGCTCGACATGCCGCTCTATTTGCGGATTGCCGACGAGTTGTATCTCAAGCGACTCATCGTGGGTGGCTTTGAGCGGGTGTACGAAATTGGCCATGACTTCCGCAACGAAGGCATCGACCGGACGCACAATCCGGAATTCACGATGCTCGAGTTCTACGAAGCGTTTGCGGATTACACCACCATGATGTCCCGTGTGGAATCATTGCTGGTGGGCGCTGCGGAGGCCATTCGCGCCATTCCCATTGTGGGTGAGAAGGTCCCGCATCTGGTCACGCCGTTCCCCCGCATTGAGTGGGTGCCAAGCCTGTCCAAAGCGGCGGGCGCCGATGTGATGGCGATCAGTGATGCGGAGCTGCGCACGCTGGCCGAGCGCATTGGGGTGCCAAAGGTGGCGACGCTCAGCCGGCCCAAAGTGCTGGATGAGATGTTCCAGGCGTTGGTGGAATCGCAGATCGATACGCCCACCTTTGTCGTGGATTATCCCAAGGAACTTTCGCCGCTGGCCAAGCCCAAGCGGGGCGGACCCGAAGGGATCACTGAGCGTTTTGAACTGTTCGCACGCGGGAAAGAGTTGGCCAACGCCTTCTCGGAACTCAACGACCCGATCGATCAGCGCGAGCGCTTTGAGGCGCAAGCGGCCTTGCGTGCCGCCGGCGACGACGAGGCCAGCGGCGTGGACGAGGATTACCTGCGGGCCATGGAGTACGGCATGCCGCCGACTGGCGGGGTCGGGATCGGCATCGATCGCCTGTTCATGTACCTCACCGATACGCAGAATATCCGGGACGTGATTCTGTTCCCCACGATGCGCCCCGAGTGA
- the era gene encoding GTPase Era, producing the protein MTRAGIVTVAGFPNAGKSTLLNRLVGEKLAITSNKPQSTRHRIVGLRTEGEAQMVILDTPGLLEPKDTLHSAMRNAALAAVRDADVLVHVVDATSRIPDSFQDAAKLAAAPRAALITALNKVDLLSAEQRESIARQHPEAVLIAAATGEGMDDLVQAITKRLPVSPYLYPDDDISTQPVRFFCAEFVRETALEQLGDELPHALACEIEEFREGSSPLYIRAVLHVERDSQKRIVIGANGQQIKKLGKSAREKIERFVGQPVYLDLWVKVLPNWRKNRSAVLRLGYGEPNERT; encoded by the coding sequence ATGACCCGAGCAGGTATCGTTACGGTCGCCGGCTTCCCCAACGCCGGCAAATCCACCCTGCTCAATCGCCTGGTGGGGGAAAAGCTCGCCATCACCTCCAACAAACCGCAAAGCACCCGCCATCGCATCGTCGGCCTGCGTACCGAAGGCGAGGCCCAGATGGTCATTCTGGATACTCCCGGCCTGCTGGAGCCCAAGGACACGCTGCACAGCGCCATGCGCAACGCCGCCTTGGCCGCCGTGCGCGATGCGGATGTTCTCGTGCACGTCGTGGATGCCACCTCTCGCATTCCCGATAGCTTCCAGGACGCCGCGAAGCTGGCCGCCGCCCCGCGCGCTGCGCTCATTACCGCGCTCAATAAAGTCGACCTGCTCTCAGCAGAGCAGCGCGAGTCGATTGCCCGTCAGCACCCCGAGGCCGTCTTGATCGCCGCCGCGACCGGGGAAGGCATGGACGACCTGGTGCAAGCCATCACCAAGCGGCTCCCCGTCAGTCCGTATCTCTATCCCGACGACGATATCTCAACGCAGCCCGTTCGTTTCTTCTGTGCCGAGTTCGTCCGCGAAACCGCACTCGAGCAGCTGGGCGATGAATTGCCGCATGCGCTGGCCTGTGAAATCGAGGAGTTCCGCGAAGGCTCGTCTCCGCTGTACATTCGCGCGGTCCTGCATGTTGAACGCGACAGCCAGAAACGCATCGTGATTGGAGCCAACGGACAGCAAATCAAGAAGCTCGGCAAAAGCGCTCGCGAAAAGATCGAGCGCTTCGTCGGCCAGCCCGTGTACCTCGACCTGTGGGTCAAGGTGCTTCCGAATTGGCGAAAGAACCGCAGCGCGGTCCTCCGCCTCGGGTACGGCGAGCCGAACGAGCGCACCTGA
- a CDS encoding GGDEF domain-containing protein yields the protein MTHSTNDQNAMLLSARDDDAPAWLAAWWSSYDGMCQITRDPVVVMEQALKARPRLIVIDACGTDEWTVAAIAACRRLKRDTYTGIVPVYMIVPPTAFADAFAAGADEVVRDTVDAEEALARLTATLRRSDRDTDVHPSTRLPGAREIEAELSRRVASGEKFAACYADLDHFKEFNDRYGYHHGDQVIRLVARILHDVVKGLCVEEGFVGHIGGDDFLFTIPLAAVPRVCDEVVHVFDELIPLQYSEQDRRVGYFFGKDRRGQLHRVPLMTLSVGVVTNQRRHFTRGIEVSELATEMKSYAKTLPGSVWAVDRRRDEPASAMQPGAEPLRDRGEKRSSVGGV from the coding sequence ATGACGCACTCCACCAACGATCAGAACGCCATGCTGTTATCGGCGCGAGATGACGACGCGCCCGCCTGGTTGGCAGCGTGGTGGAGTAGCTATGACGGGATGTGTCAGATCACCCGGGATCCGGTGGTGGTTATGGAGCAGGCGCTGAAAGCGCGCCCCCGTCTCATCGTGATCGACGCGTGCGGCACTGACGAGTGGACGGTCGCCGCCATTGCCGCGTGTCGGCGACTCAAGCGGGACACCTACACCGGAATCGTACCGGTGTACATGATCGTGCCACCGACCGCATTTGCGGACGCGTTTGCCGCAGGAGCCGACGAGGTCGTGCGCGACACGGTGGACGCCGAGGAAGCGTTGGCTCGCCTGACCGCCACGCTTCGGCGGAGCGATCGCGACACGGATGTGCATCCCTCCACCCGGCTACCGGGAGCGAGGGAGATTGAAGCCGAGCTGTCGCGCCGGGTGGCCTCCGGCGAGAAGTTTGCTGCCTGCTATGCCGACCTCGATCATTTCAAGGAGTTCAATGATCGGTATGGGTACCACCACGGCGATCAGGTTATCCGTCTGGTGGCGCGCATCCTGCACGATGTCGTCAAGGGGCTCTGCGTTGAGGAGGGCTTCGTGGGCCATATTGGCGGCGATGACTTCCTCTTCACCATTCCGCTGGCGGCCGTACCGCGGGTCTGCGATGAAGTCGTGCATGTTTTTGACGAATTGATACCGCTGCAGTATTCCGAGCAGGACCGTCGCGTGGGATATTTCTTTGGCAAGGATCGCCGAGGTCAGCTCCATCGGGTGCCGCTCATGACTCTGTCCGTGGGCGTGGTCACCAACCAGCGGCGCCATTTCACGCGCGGAATCGAGGTCAGCGAGTTGGCGACGGAAATGAAGAGCTATGCGAAGACGTTGCCGGGGTCGGTGTGGGCGGTGGATCGTCGTCGGGACGAGCCTGCGTCGGCGATGCAGCCAGGCGCCGAGCCACTCCGGGACCGTGGGGAGAAGCGTTCGTCGGTGGGAGGCGTCTGA
- a CDS encoding ABC transporter ATP-binding protein, with product MNSDGGALAGDPVIEAEGLVKEFQGGDGGIIRVLDGVSMTVRRGEMVAIVGSSGAGKSTLLHVLGALERPSAGRIRLTGQAVEGMGEEQLDALRNRTVGFVFQFHHLLREFSAVENVMMPLRVAGETVPRARERAMALLERVGLSSRVHHRPSALSGGEQQRTAVARALAAHPAVLLADEPSGNLDRYNAEALHDLFAELARDQQLGLVVVTHNQSLAARADRALSLEGGQLVVSDVHEGG from the coding sequence ATGAATAGTGACGGCGGGGCACTGGCGGGGGATCCGGTCATCGAGGCGGAGGGGCTCGTTAAGGAGTTCCAGGGCGGTGATGGTGGGATCATTCGCGTTCTGGATGGCGTGTCGATGACGGTCCGCCGTGGTGAAATGGTGGCCATTGTGGGATCCAGTGGGGCCGGAAAGAGCACCCTCCTTCATGTGTTGGGGGCCTTGGAACGCCCGTCTGCCGGTCGCATCCGGTTGACGGGGCAGGCGGTCGAAGGCATGGGCGAAGAGCAACTCGATGCCCTCCGGAACCGCACGGTGGGGTTTGTGTTTCAATTTCATCATCTGCTGCGCGAATTCTCGGCGGTCGAGAATGTCATGATGCCACTGCGGGTGGCGGGGGAAACGGTGCCGAGGGCCCGTGAGCGCGCAATGGCGCTGCTGGAGCGGGTGGGGCTGTCATCGCGGGTACATCACCGGCCAAGCGCGCTGTCGGGTGGTGAGCAGCAACGCACGGCGGTGGCGCGGGCGCTGGCGGCACACCCTGCCGTTTTGCTGGCCGATGAACCAAGTGGCAACCTCGACCGTTATAACGCTGAAGCGTTGCATGACCTGTTTGCCGAACTGGCCCGTGATCAACAACTGGGGTTGGTCGTCGTGACCCACAACCAGTCGCTGGCCGCGCGGGCCGACCGGGCGTTATCGTTGGAAGGAGGACAGTTGGTGGTCTCGGACGTTCACGAGGGGGGCTGA
- the prfB gene encoding peptide chain release factor 2 (programmed frameshift), translating to MQDGERIKVLAKSDERLADIRGIFDVESKRSTLNSYEEEMADAAFWNDQEHARDIVQQVKVLKGWVEPVDSLTARIASARELDELLGMEPDVAMNADLDAEVERIVTELDAFELKGLLRGRDDFRDAQLEISAGAGGTEAQDWASMLLRLYTRWAERKGFELEMLDLSEGEEAGIKGAVLEIKGQYAYGFLRPESGVHRLVRISPFDSQARRHTSFASVFVYPVVNEEINIEIREEDLRIDVYRASGAGGQHVNKTSSAVRITHMPTGIVCASQAERSQFKNKATAMKQLKNKLYQLESDKLAAAKALLDANKQDVSFGSQIRSYVFQPYTMVNDHRTELKIADVQKVMDGDIDPFIQAYLKQESSAGVEGGLS from the exons ATGCAGGATGGCGAACGGATCAAGGTGCTCGCGAAGTCGGACGAACGACTCGCGGACATCCGG GGTATCTTTGACGTCGAGTCCAAGCGCTCGACGCTGAACAGCTACGAAGAGGAAATGGCTGACGCGGCCTTCTGGAATGATCAGGAGCATGCGCGCGACATTGTGCAGCAGGTAAAGGTCCTCAAGGGGTGGGTCGAACCGGTGGACTCTCTCACCGCGCGCATTGCCAGCGCCCGCGAACTCGATGAGCTGCTGGGGATGGAGCCCGATGTCGCGATGAACGCGGACCTCGATGCCGAAGTGGAACGCATCGTGACCGAACTCGACGCGTTCGAGCTCAAGGGGCTGCTGCGCGGCCGCGATGACTTCCGCGACGCCCAGCTCGAAATCTCGGCTGGCGCCGGCGGGACCGAAGCGCAGGACTGGGCCAGCATGTTGCTACGGCTCTACACGCGCTGGGCGGAACGCAAGGGCTTCGAGTTGGAAATGCTCGACCTGTCTGAAGGCGAAGAAGCCGGCATCAAGGGCGCGGTGCTCGAAATCAAGGGGCAGTACGCGTACGGCTTTCTGCGTCCGGAGTCCGGGGTCCATCGTCTCGTCCGCATCTCGCCGTTCGACTCGCAGGCCCGTCGCCATACGAGCTTTGCGTCGGTGTTCGTGTATCCCGTCGTGAACGAGGAAATCAACATCGAGATCCGCGAAGAAGATCTGCGAATCGATGTGTACCGTGCGTCGGGTGCGGGTGGACAGCACGTCAACAAGACGTCGAGCGCCGTGCGCATTACGCACATGCCGACCGGCATCGTATGTGCTTCGCAGGCGGAACGGTCGCAGTTCAAGAACAAGGCCACGGCCATGAAGCAGCTGAAGAACAAGCTGTACCAGCTCGAGAGCGACAAGTTGGCGGCTGCCAAGGCGCTGCTCGACGCCAATAAGCAGGACGTGTCCTTCGGCAGTCAGATCCGCAGCTACGTCTTCCAGCCCTATACGATGGTCAACGACCACCGCACCGAACTCAAGATCGCCGACGTACAGAAGGTCATGGACGGCGACATCGATCCGTTTATTCAGGCGTACCTCAAGCAGGAGAGCAGCGCCGGTGTGGAAGGGGGGCTGTCGTGA
- a CDS encoding zinc-ribbon domain-containing protein encodes MTVSCPECRSVFRVDPAKVPATGVRARCSVCGGVIAIAGGTLPVSVTPVGASTAVPAFSGGVSRATPGMATAAPAARRATPLAPQVPVAVQAPTPVRATGAVMAAQPTPVNLHVVVEQAQPGQAAPSRPATPLASPAVAAPAPAPMAAPVASPVTVTSATPYPVPAMATPAAGTPAAGKKPINPFLRADPSQRARRLARALVSDLVAYHPQKREEGLRDGTLRQLFREEIKKSYEEYVEQVGREVAESAPHFQEALNEILAGGRRLF; translated from the coding sequence ATGACGGTGTCGTGTCCTGAATGTCGCTCGGTATTCCGGGTTGATCCGGCCAAGGTGCCGGCTACCGGCGTCCGGGCGCGCTGCTCGGTGTGTGGTGGTGTGATCGCGATCGCGGGGGGGACACTCCCGGTCTCGGTGACGCCGGTGGGGGCCAGTACGGCCGTCCCAGCCTTTTCTGGTGGTGTCTCGCGAGCGACGCCCGGAATGGCGACCGCAGCGCCGGCCGCACGTCGGGCGACGCCACTGGCGCCGCAGGTACCAGTGGCGGTGCAGGCGCCCACGCCGGTGCGAGCGACTGGAGCCGTGATGGCCGCGCAGCCGACGCCGGTCAACCTTCACGTGGTTGTCGAACAGGCACAGCCCGGACAGGCGGCCCCGTCGCGCCCTGCCACGCCATTGGCCTCCCCGGCCGTGGCCGCACCGGCGCCAGCCCCAATGGCGGCCCCAGTGGCGTCGCCGGTGACCGTGACCTCCGCCACGCCTTACCCCGTCCCGGCCATGGCGACACCGGCCGCCGGAACGCCGGCTGCGGGCAAGAAGCCCATCAACCCGTTCCTTCGAGCGGACCCCTCGCAGCGCGCCCGCCGCTTGGCGCGGGCGCTGGTGTCTGACCTGGTGGCCTACCATCCGCAGAAGCGCGAGGAAGGGCTACGCGATGGCACACTCCGTCAGCTCTTTCGCGAAGAGATCAAGAAGAGCTACGAGGAATACGTGGAACAGGTTGGGCGCGAGGTGGCCGAATCGGCGCCTCACTTTCAGGAAGCCCTGAACGAAATCCTGGCCGGGGGCCGTCGGCTGTTCTAG